Below is a genomic region from Treponema sp. OMZ 798.
TGTATTATACTATTTTGTAAAGTTAAGTTTACAATAGTTGGAGAAGTTATGTTTAAGATACAAAAAGAAGCAGGTGATATTTTTAAATCTATCAGATTTAAAAGAATGTTTGGAGGTTTGTTTTTACTTTCGGATGAATTTTTGACTGTTGTACCGGGATACTACATAGGCCTTGCAGTAGACGAGCTAAAAAATTCTACGATGACCCAAAGCTCTCTTATTGCATACGTGCTAAAAATAATTTTTTTCACTTGTCTTGGATATTTCTTTTCTGCCATGTTCATGTTTTTTATTCATAATTCGGGGAACAAGGCTTCTTATCTTTTTAGAAAAAAAATACTTTCTTCGGTTTTAAAAAAGACTCCGCCGTTTTTTAAAAAATATACCTCAGGAGATATTTTGGCAAGGACTTCAAACGATGTTATTGCGCTGGAAAATTATTTTTCCTTGGGCTTTATAATGATGATGGATTCTTTTGCTTATCCCGGAGTTGCAATTTTTATGATGTCGGTTTTAATTTCGTGGAAGCTGACCGTTGCAGTCGTCCTTCCGATTCCGCTTATAACTCTTATTTATTTTTCTTTGGGTAAAACAATAAAGGATAGAACGAGTAAATCCTATGCGGAATTTTCCAAGGTCAATCAGGGTATTTTGGAACTTGCTGAGGGAATAAAACTTATACGCTGTTATGTGAACGAACAAGTCAGGTTAAAAAAACTTTCTTCGATTGTCAAAAATTATTTTTCGGTTTTGTATGCTCAAGTTAAACTTACATCTCTTTTGCAGCCCTGTACGGTTTTTATTACAAACCTATGTATCATAATTGCGTTTTGCTACGGCGGTTATCTTGTTCATGCAGGCGAAATTACTTCAGGCAATCTTGTTTCATTTTTTGTTTTTGTCGGAATGATTGCATGGAGCGGAATCGCAAGCGGTTTTTATTTGCAGCTGCAAAAATCGGGAGAAGCTGCTATCGACAGAATAAATGCTCTTATAAAAGATAATAACGAATTCCCTCCGATGGACGGAAAAACTCAAATCGAAAAGGTAGAAAAAATCTCTTTTAAAAATTTCAGCTTCGCATATTCCGATTCAGAAAAAAAAGTTTTGCAGGATGTTTCACTTGAAGTTTCGCAAGGACAAATTTTAGGAATTACCGGTAAAACGGGTTCCGGTAAAACAAGTTTGATAAAACAGTTTTTCAGCCTGTATCCTCAAAATGAAAACATCTTTATAAACAATCTTCCTTTAAAAGATTGCGATGTTTTTTCTTTTAGAAACAAAACAGCTTATGTAAGTCAGCGTCCTGAACTTTTATCGGGAACCGTCTGCGAAAACCTTTGTTTTTATACACAGAATATCGAAAAAGAAAAAATACTAAAAGTTTTGGAAACGGCTGACGTAAAAAGCGACATCGAAAAACTTGCAAACGGAATCGATTCAAAAATAGGAGAAAAGGGCGTTATGCTTTCAGGAGGACAGAGGCAAAGAATAGCTCTTGCCCGCGCCCTTCTTAAAGAACCGCAAGTTTTAATTTTAGATGATGCAATTTCCGCAGTTGATGCGGACACCGAAGTTAAGATTATCGAAAACTTGAAAAAATCTTCTTCATTTAATATTTGCATTATATCGGCACACCGCCTTTCGGCTGTTCAACATGCAGACAAAATAATTGTACTTGATGAAGGCAAAATTATTCAGCAAGGAACCCATGAAGAACTTATAAAAGCCGGCGGCTGGTATGCAGAGCAATTTGAGTACCAACACAGCCATTCTGCGGAGCTCATACAAAAAGAAGATTCCTATTTACAAATTGACAAAATTGACGGAGGGAAAAACGATGGAAGATAAGACAAAAAAACTTAAAGTAAATTACAGATTTTTTCTTTCGTATTTAAAATACTGCAAGGCTTATGTTTTGGCGGCTTTTATTGCCGTAGGCATTTTTATTGCATCCTCTGCATACCTTCCCGTAATTTCGGCAAACGTTATAAATGCCGACCTTGCAAATATGATCGATTTAAAAGCTTTTTTATTTAGGCACGCTCTTTTGTTTTTGGGAACAGCCGTTTTATTCTTTTTGTCGATGTACATAAAAACCCTGCTTTTCAGAAAAATTGCCAACACCGCCTGTGAGCATATTCAAATGGACATGGCCGGTCATCTTTTAAATTTAAAGATGAAGCATTTTGATGAAATGACTTCGGGAAATATAATGAGCCGGTTTTCGTCCGATGTAAATGCAGTAGGCGATTTATACTTTTTGGTTTTGGGCGAAGTTTTCAGTGTAGTTTTATTGAGTATCGTTTTATATATCCGCTTGGCTTTTATGAGTCCTTATCTTTTCGGAGCGAGCTTTGCGTATCTGCCGGTTGTTTATTTTCTTGCACGGTACTATTTAAAAAAGAGCGATAAGCCGACACGGGATCACAGGAGCTCAATCGGAGAGTTAAGCGGTTTTTTTAACGAAAGCATTAACTCTATTGAAACTGTGCAGGCCTTTTGTGCCGAAGAAAAAATAGAAAAAGAATTCGATACATTTAATCTTCCGGCATATAAAGCAAAGCGTAAAATGCTTTTACTTTCAGCTCTTTTTTCGTGGAACATTATTGCAAGAATCAGAACTTTAGTTTATGCAGCGCTTTTAGGCGTGTTCGGTTATCTGCATTTTCAGGGAGCTCATTTTCTTGTGGGTACTCTTGTAATCGTTATAAGCTATAACAAAGAAATAACCGATGTCTTTTTAAAATTGTTTATGCAGATGAACATTTACAAAAATGCCTTTGTTGCGGCAGGAAGAGTTTCCGAGATAATCAATTATGAACATGAAAGAACAAACGGCGCTCCTCACTCTCCCTTGGGGAATATAAAATTTTCAAACACCCAGTTCGGATACAGGGAAGATACTCCCATTTTAAAAGGGCTTGATTTTACTTCGGAAGACGGAAAGACAATGGCATTTGTCGGAAAAACCGGCTGCGGAAAATCTACAATTATGAATTTGATTTTAGGTTTTTATGAAAACTCCGGCGGGCAAGTTTTAATTGACGGGGAGGATATACGCTCTCTCGAATTAAAAACTCTGCGCTCAAAAATTGCAGTGGTCTTGCAGGAGCCCTATCTTTTTACCGGAACCCTTTTTGACAATATAAGTTTAAATGATCCTTTTATAACTAGAGATGCTTGCGAAAAAGCCTTAAAAGCTGTGGGCGGTATAAATCTTATAAGACGCTCAGAAAAGGGTTTGGATACGGAAGTAAACGAAAACGGAAAAAACTTTTCGGAAGGTGAAAGACAAATTATCTGCTTTGCCCGAGCCATGGTGCGCGATCCTAAAATTTTAATTTTAGATGAGGCTACTGCAAACATCGACACCGAAACCGAAAAACTTATAAATGCAGGAATCGAAGTTTTAAAGAAAGGACGCACCACACTGATAATTGCACACAGGCTTTCTACCGTAAAAAATGCCGACATAATAAACGTAATTGATGACGGCAAATTATTGGAGTCGGGGACTCATGAAGAACTGATTGCCCTAAATTCCAAATACGCCGAATGGTACAGACTGCAAAAATAGAACTTACTCTTTTATTATTGTCATATCGTTTGCCTGATATTCGGGCATAAAGCGTTTTATAAGGCCGGTTTCAAATTGGATGTTTACTACGAGTTCTCCGCTTGAAGCATCGGCCTTTACTATTACCCCGTAGCCGTAATCGTCATGGTATATTTTTTCTCCCTTCTTCCATACGGAAAGGAGGGGGTGTTCTTCTTTTTTTGTTCCGAAATCTTCAGGCTTGATTTGTTTTCCGAAGCCGCCTGAAAAAGATGAACCTGAAAAACTTGGATAAGAGGACGAGGATTCAGAGATATTTACAAGGCTTTGGTCTATTTCGAAGATAAAGCGGCTGGGTTGGGTAAATGTCAGGCTTCCGTAAAGGCGGCGCGAGGCGCAGCTTGTCATGTAGAGGGCATCCTTTGCGCGGGTGCAGGCTACATACATTAGTCTTCGTTCTTCTTCAAGCTCATCAAAGTTTCCGTTATCGCGAGGGAAGACGCCTGTTTCAAGCCCCGTGATAATTACATTTTTAAATTCCAAACCCTTTGTGTTGTGAATGGTGATGAGGTTGACGGAATCTTTTTGCTCGCCGCTGTCGGCAAGGCTTCTATCCAGTTCGATGTGCTCTAAAAATTCGTTTAAGCCCTTTACCGAAAAATCGTAAAGAGAGGCCGTGTTTGCAAGCTCGTTTAAGTTTGCAGTTTTTTGGGTGCCTGAAGCCGAGTCAACCGATTCGTAGTATTCGGCAAAGCCCGATTGTTTTAAAATCTCATATATAAAAGGTGCCAAGCCTTCACCCTTAGGTTCTTCTTTTTTAAAAAAGATGTCGCCCGCTTCTATTATGCTGCGTAATTCCTTTATGGTGTTTAAAAAATTTTTTAAGCCCTCCTTGGCTTTTTTTGTGAGGGAAGCCGAATCTAAAAGGGCGGACATGGCCGATATATAATCGTCCTTGGATTCAAGTCCCAGCTCATCGCTTTTTTTGGAAAACATAAGTTCTCTTGAGAGATCGATGAGTTTTTTTTGGGTGATTTCTCCCACGCCGCGGGTGGGCTTATTTATTATGCGCCTCAGGGCTACCTCATCCCTTCCGTTAGAGATAAGGGCAAGGACAGCGAGGGCATCCTTTATTTCTTCACGCTCATAAAATTTTAAGGTTCCTATAACCTGATATGGAATTTTTTTGTGTAAAAAATCCGTTTCAAAATTTAAGGATTGGGCGTTAGTTCTGTACAAGACAGCCCAGTCGGAATAGGCTCCTCCGCTTTCAACATCCTTCGATATGAGACGGGCACAAAGTTCCGCTTCGGTTTCCTGATTAGGTAAAAAATAAATGTGAGGCTTTTGCCCCTTGCCTCTTTCGGCGACGAGGGTTTTACCGAGCCGGCCCGTATTCTTTTTTACGACGGAATCTGCGACCGCAAGAATTTCCGAGTATGAACGGTAGTTTTTTTCAAGCCTTATTATCTTCGTGTTTTTAAAGGTATCGGCAAATGTTAATATGTTTTGAACCTCGGCTCCGCGGAAACGGTAGATCGATTGGTCGTCATCTCCTACCACGCAGATGTAGGTATTTTCTCCCGTGAGCACTTTTAAGAATTCGAATTGGGCTATGTTCGAGTCCTGATATTCGTCTACCATGATTACCGAAAAGCGGTTTTGAAGAGAGGCTCTGATTTGCGGGTTTTCTTTTAAGAGCATAACGGGAATCATGATGAGATCCCCGAAGTCTACGTTTCCGGTTTCTTTTAATCTCTTTTGATATTCACCGTAGATTTTTGCAAACTCAGGGTTAGGATCTATTTCCTGCAAGAGAGGGTCATCGGGGAGAAGGCAATAATCCTTTGCCCGCGAAATTTTTTTGATGATGCCGCGGGCAGTATTTTTTGTAAGAGCAGGGGAGGCCTGTACCAAAAGAGAAAGGGCATCATCGTCATCATAGATTGTAAAATTATGTGAAAGCCCTGCCCATTCCGCATACATGCGTAAGATCCACGCTCCGAAGGAATGAAAGGTACGGAGCATTGCTCTTTCCGCCCTCTTATCAAGATGAGAAGCTCTTTCGGACATTTCTTTGGCTGCCTTATTTGTAAATGTTACGGCGAGAATACGCTCAGGCTCGATATTATGCTCGGCAATGAGGTAGGCAATCTTGGTGGTAATAACCCGTGTTTTTCCTGAACCGGCCCCCGCAAGAATCAAAAGGGGAGAACCCTGATGCTTGACAGCCTCGAGCTGTTCTTCATTTAGAATGTTTAAATAATCCGGTTGAGCCAAAACAATCCTCCAAAAAATTATAATTTTACCACTCAATTATTAAATCGGTGCTCAGCTTATAAACTTTTTATATTCATATAAAAATAACGGAAAAGCATTTAGTATTGCTGTTTTTTGCTGCGGCAATACATACGTACTGACTTGAGATTTAAATATTGCAAGTTGATTTATTTCTGATTTTTCTTTAGGAAGCACATCATTTTCAAAGCATATATAATTGGCTTTTCTAACATTTAAATTCTCTATATGATTCCAATTACTTTTTAGCTTTCGAATTTTTTCAGGATTATCAGGAATTTTTATTTCAAGTGTTTTTTTATCTATTTTAAAACTGACAAAATCAAGATTTTTATAAAAAGATTCCTCATTTGCCAGCTCTTTAAAAGATTTTTTGCTGTCTAAATTTACGGTATAATATATATAATCATTATCAGGTAATGGCTTTTTAAAATATCGAATTGATTCAATCATGGGATAATTAATATACAGCTTTCCATTTCCGGTTTCATCATCAAAATATTCCAACATTTCTGTAACATCATTATTTTGCTTTTCAATTGATGTTTTATTAATCTTATCCGGCATGTGTATATCATAGTCAAAAAAAAGATATATTTCGGAAAAGATATCGCTGTCTTTAATATCTTTTAACACATTATCTGCATCATTTTTAGAAAGTTCTTCTTTCAATATTTGAACAATATCGGAGCCCGAATTATTAAAACTGTCATGCTGTTTCATCTTTTTGCAGAGTGAATAAATATTGTTACAATATGAAACAAGTATTTCATTTTTTGAGTCTGAGTCGAAAAACAAGTATTGCATTGTTTTATAAATTTGAGGTTCCCGTTTTTCGCCTTCAAAAATAAATAAAATCATTTCCCGAAAGTTCCGCCTCTGTACAGTTTTTCAAGATTATGACCTAAGCGGAGTTCTTTTTCCGTTGCATTATGTGCATTGACAATCTTTTCTTTTGAGCAAATGTAAAAACAATCAGGACGTAACAAATCGTTTGTAAAAAGTGTTGTGTTATGTGTGGTAAGAAGAACTTGACAGTCAAGCTCTTTTAATTTCCTTACGATAAAGCGTGAAAGTTCAAAGTGATAAAAAGCATCGAATTCGTCAATACATATAAATGAAGGACATCTTGCAGGATTGCGCACATCTTGCAACCAATAGTAAACAAGCAAAAGAGAGCGCATTCCTGTAGAACAAGCACTATAAAAGTTCAATAATTTTTCATCGTATTTAACATATATTTCTTCACTGCCTGAGTGGTTGCTATAAACCAGTTCATCGGTAAACCCAGCTTCCCGAAAAAAGAATTGCAATTCTTTAAAATGGTTAGATTTTATAATTCTCTCAATGATCTTATCATTATCATTTGATGTATAACCAACAAAAGAGCGGGTATCCAACGACCAAAATAAAAGCATTTTATTCACAAAATCAAAGAGTTCATTAAAAAGATGATTTTCGATGTTATCGTCAAGAACGCTATTACTTTTAATCCATTTTAAAGCGGAAATTTGAAGATTAGGCAAATCTTTATTTAGGTTTTCTGTACCGGAAAGAAAAACATCAAAGTCTTTGCTGCTCGAAGCCCTGTCATAGTTTATCACGGTTCTCTTGTCAATTATAAGTGTTTCTTGAATAAATATATTACTACTGCTTTTTCTATACTTATAAATTACATCCGTATTTTTAAAACTGAATGTATACTCAAATTCCACAGGTTCTTCAGGTGAAAACATGTTTTGATAATTCTTGTAATTGCCGGGATTGGTGTAATTATCGGTCAAATTTCCTACAACATCAAATAGAGCTAAGGCAAGTGAAGATTTTCCGCCGGCATTTTTACCGTACATAACAGCAGTCTTTACAATACCGCCTTTTACAGCCTCGGTGTTGAACTCATAGTTCCCGGTTGCCGAAAAATCGAGAGTTACACTATTTCGAAATGCTTTAAAATTTGTCACAGTAAATGATTTGATCATAATATACTCCAAAGGTAATCCAACACTATTATCGGTAAATATCAAATAAAAATCAAGTATGCCGTAAAAAAATTACGGATAAAATACGCGTTTTATGCCTTTTTTTTATCCTTCCCATACCGCTTTACCTGTCGCCCAAACCCCATGCTGCGATTCGGGCACAAATATCCATATAGCATTGTCAGCTTATTTATTGTATAATAGCTTGTAGGAGGCTATTATGGACCGTAAAGTTTTTTGCGAAAAAGATGGAATTTTAATTACATATACCGAGAAAGATGTATGTTTTGAAGATTGCAAAACAGCCGAATCTATTTTGCTTACAAATGAAGGAGAAATAATACATTCTAATTTTGATTTAGAAAAGAATGAATATTTTAAAAATTATCTTAAACAAATTTACCGGTCGATAACGGATTTCCGCAATCTTGATGCATTGGAGAGTGCTTGATGCCCATATATCTCCGTACTGCAGGTTATAAAATTTATTTTTGGTCAAATGAAGCCGGTGAACCTATTCATTTTCATGTCACTAAAGGTGATCCAAGCAAAAATGATACAAAAATTTGGGTTTTATCGAACGGTTCTTTTAAACTAGCCCACAACAGGGGCAAAATTCCTCAGAAAGATTTGACTCGCATTTTTTCTGCTATGCAAAGCTACTATTTTGACTTTATAAACTTTTGGAAGATATATCATAACTCGCAGGTGCAATTTTATAATTGACCATATAAGAACCCACCCTGCCGTCCAAAGGATGGCAGGGTGGGTTTTTTAAGCTAATCCGAAAGATCGATTAGATATGGATAAATGCTCCGGGGCCTAAGGGCAGACCGAAGATGTACCAGATAATCATGAGACCTATCCATGAAAGCAGGAAGCAGATTGAATAGGGCAGCATGGTTGAAATCAATGTTCCAAGACCGGAATCTTCATCGTATTTTTTCATAAATACAACAATCATTGCAAAGTAGCTCATCAAGGGTGTGATGAGGTTTGTGCTTGAATCTCCGATTCGGTAGGCGACCTGTGTTAAGGCAGGTGAAAGACCTAAGTTTACCATCATGGGAACAAAGATAGGAGCCATGATAGCCCACTTTGCAGAAGCCGAGCCCATAAAGAGGTTAAGGAAGGCCGAAATAATAACGAATGAGATTATAAGCGGCAAACCTGTAAATCCGATGCTCTTTAAGAAGTTTGCACCGTTTACCGAGATGATTGTTCCGAGGTTTGTCTTTCCGAAGTAGTTTACAAACTGTGCTGCGAAAAAGCTCAATACGAGGTAACCGCCCATAGAGCTCATTGCTGCAGTCATTCCCTTGATAAGGTCGTGGGAGTTATGAATTTTCCCCGTTTTTCTACCATATATAAGACCGGGAATCAAGAAGATTAAAAGAATTACGGGTAAAAGACCTCCGTGCATAAAGTTTGAAATTGAACTTTCCCCTGTTTTGGGGTCAATTTCTCTTAAAACTGCAAGACCGGGAAGCTTGGGAAGACCGAATAGACCAATAATTAAAATAACGGCCATAATCAAAATAGAAATACCGGCAAGCTTTAATCCCTTGTTTTCAACGTCAGAAATAGGCATGTTGTCCGGTTTGTATGATCCGTTATATGTGCCCAAGTTCTTTTCGACGATTCTTTCCGTAACGAAGGTTCCGACAATTGTAAGAATGAAGGTAGAAGCAATCATAAAAAACCAGTTACATGTCGGGTCAATTGCAATATCCATACCGGCATTGTGTAAGGCCTCGGTTGTGATACCTGTTAAAAGCGGGTCAATTGTTCCGAGCATGAGGTTGGCTGAGAAGCCTCCCGAAACACCGGCAAAGGCTGCTGCAAGACCTGCCATCGGGTGGCGGCCTGCATTAGCAAATACGATGGCTCCTAGAGGAATAACTACAACGTAACCTGCGTCGGAAGCGATATTGCTCATAATACCTGCAAAAACAACAACAACAGTTAAAAGTCTGGGGTGAACACCTGAAAGAAGCTTTTTAAGAGAGGTATTGATAAGTCCTGTCCACTCTGCAACACCTACACCGAGCATAGCAACCAAAACTGTTCCCAAGGGTGCAAAGCCTGTAAAATTCTTGGTAGCGGTATTTAAAATGTACCTAAGACCATCAAGATTTAAAAGCGAAACGGCTCCTATAGTAACTTCTTTTCCCTTTCGGGCATCAAAGTATGTAACAGGGGTTCCGAATGCTTCTGCAAGAGCAGAGACAATGATTACAATGATACTTAAAATTAAGAAAATCATAGCAGGATGCGGCAATTTATTTCCGATCCTTTCAACTCCTTTGAGGAAGCCTGAAACTTCCTTGTTCTTTTTTTTATCCATGAAGAACTCCTAGAAAATGTATTTGTCTATGTAAAATAGACGTTCGGGGCATTATATATGATGATTGAAAATATGACAAGTCAGCCTTGTCAAATTCCTTTAATATTTTAGCATTATTTTTGCGTATCATTGATTTTTTTATCGATTTTTATTATTTTTTATACATGAATATAGATAAGTATACAGTTAAGGCCTCTGAAGCCGTTCAAGAAGCTTCATCGCTGGCTCAAAGAGATGACCACAGTCAGGTTGAAAGCGAGCATCTTTTATATGCTCTTTTAGAACAAGAGGACGGAATTGTTCCTCCCTTGGTAGAAAAAATCGGCGTCAATCCCGAAAGTCTTTTGGATGAACTCGACAAAATGCTTGACAGAAAGCCCCGTGTTACAGGGCAGTCTGCTCAAACCTATATTTCGCCCCTGCTTGCAAAGGTCTTTGCCCATGCAGAAGGCTATGCTGATAAGTTAAAGGACGAGTATGTTTCTACCGAACACCTTCTTCTTGCTCTAAGCGAGTCTAAGGACGCAACGGGAGAACTCTTGCGCTCGCGGGGAATAAATTTAAAAAATCTCCTTTCAGCCTTAAAAGAGGTTCGGGGCAACAACAGGGTAACAAGCGAAACGCCTGAATCTACATTCAGAAGTTTAGAAAAATTCTGCCGCGACCTAACCCAACTTGCTAAAAACGAAAAGATAGACCCGGTAATCGGCCGGGATGAAGAAATAAGGCGGGTAATGCAGGTGCTTTCCCGCAGGACAAAAAATAATCCCGTTTTAATCGGAGAGCCGGGAGTCGGAAAAACCGCCATAGTCGAAGGCCTTGCAAGGCGGATAGTTTCAGGGGATGTGCCCGACAGCCTGAAGGGAAAGCGTCTTTTATCCCTCGACCTCGGCGCCCTTGTTGCAGGAGCCAAATTCCGCGGCGAATTTGAAGAAAGGTTAAAGGCCGTAATTTCCGAAGTTCAAAAATCCGAAGGAAGGGTAATCCTCTTTATCGACGAGCTTCACACCCTTGTAGGTGCCGGGGCAAGCGAGGGTTCGATGGACGCTTCAAACCTATTAAAGCCTGCCCTTGCCCGCGGAGAGCTCAGGGCGATAGGAGCTACCACCTTAAACGAGTACCAAAAATACATCGAAAAAGATGCAGCCCTTGAACGCCGCTTTCAGCAGGTTTACTGCCCCGAACCCACGGTCGAAGACACTATAGCCATCTTGCGCGGCTTACAGGAAAAGTACGAAGTTCACCACGGGGTGCGCATAAGGGACGAGGCCCTAATTGCCGCGGCCGTCCTTTCCAACCGCTATATCACAAGCCGCTTTTTGCCCGACAAGGCTATCGACCTTGTGGATGAGGCTGCAAGCCGCCTTAAAATGGAAATAGAAAGCCAGCCCGTTGAGCTCGATCAGGTTGAACGCAAAATCCTTCAACTAAATATCGAAAAAGTTTCTATCGGAAAAGAAAACGATACGGCCTCAAAGGAAAGGCTTTTAAAACTTGAAGAAGAGCTGGCAGAGCTTTCTTCCAAGAGGAATGCGATGCAGGCCCAATGGCAAAACGAAAAATCTCGCATTAACGAATCGCGCAAATACAAGGAAGAGCTTGAACAGCTCCGCATTGAAGAAACCAAGTACAGCCGCGAAGGAAACTTAAACAAGGCCGCCGAGCTTAAATACGGCAAGATTCCCGAGGTCGAAAAAAAGATAGCCGCCGTTACGGCCGAGCTTGAAAAAAAGGCCGGCCAACAGGGGCAGCTTTTACGCGAAGAGGTATGCGAAGAAGACATAGCCCGAATAGTTTCCATGTGGACAGGCATCCCCGTCGCCAAAATGCTTGCAAGCGAGATGCAAAAGTTCTTGGAGCTTGAAAAGGTTCTTCAAACGAGGGTTGTAGGCCAAGATGAGGCTGTAAGGGTGGTATCAGACGCGATAAGAAGAAACAAGGCCGGGCTATCGGATATGAACCGTCCCTTGGGAAGCTTTTTATGCATAGGCCCGACCGGTGTCGGTAAAACG
It encodes:
- a CDS encoding ABC transporter ATP-binding protein, with the translated sequence MFKIQKEAGDIFKSIRFKRMFGGLFLLSDEFLTVVPGYYIGLAVDELKNSTMTQSSLIAYVLKIIFFTCLGYFFSAMFMFFIHNSGNKASYLFRKKILSSVLKKTPPFFKKYTSGDILARTSNDVIALENYFSLGFIMMMDSFAYPGVAIFMMSVLISWKLTVAVVLPIPLITLIYFSLGKTIKDRTSKSYAEFSKVNQGILELAEGIKLIRCYVNEQVRLKKLSSIVKNYFSVLYAQVKLTSLLQPCTVFITNLCIIIAFCYGGYLVHAGEITSGNLVSFFVFVGMIAWSGIASGFYLQLQKSGEAAIDRINALIKDNNEFPPMDGKTQIEKVEKISFKNFSFAYSDSEKKVLQDVSLEVSQGQILGITGKTGSGKTSLIKQFFSLYPQNENIFINNLPLKDCDVFSFRNKTAYVSQRPELLSGTVCENLCFYTQNIEKEKILKVLETADVKSDIEKLANGIDSKIGEKGVMLSGGQRQRIALARALLKEPQVLILDDAISAVDADTEVKIIENLKKSSSFNICIISAHRLSAVQHADKIIVLDEGKIIQQGTHEELIKAGGWYAEQFEYQHSHSAELIQKEDSYLQIDKIDGGKNDGR
- a CDS encoding ABC transporter ATP-binding protein, translating into MEDKTKKLKVNYRFFLSYLKYCKAYVLAAFIAVGIFIASSAYLPVISANVINADLANMIDLKAFLFRHALLFLGTAVLFFLSMYIKTLLFRKIANTACEHIQMDMAGHLLNLKMKHFDEMTSGNIMSRFSSDVNAVGDLYFLVLGEVFSVVLLSIVLYIRLAFMSPYLFGASFAYLPVVYFLARYYLKKSDKPTRDHRSSIGELSGFFNESINSIETVQAFCAEEKIEKEFDTFNLPAYKAKRKMLLLSALFSWNIIARIRTLVYAALLGVFGYLHFQGAHFLVGTLVIVISYNKEITDVFLKLFMQMNIYKNAFVAAGRVSEIINYEHERTNGAPHSPLGNIKFSNTQFGYREDTPILKGLDFTSEDGKTMAFVGKTGCGKSTIMNLILGFYENSGGQVLIDGEDIRSLELKTLRSKIAVVLQEPYLFTGTLFDNISLNDPFITRDACEKALKAVGGINLIRRSEKGLDTEVNENGKNFSEGERQIICFARAMVRDPKILILDEATANIDTETEKLINAGIEVLKKGRTTLIIAHRLSTVKNADIINVIDDGKLLESGTHEELIALNSKYAEWYRLQK
- a CDS encoding ATP-dependent helicase — translated: MAQPDYLNILNEEQLEAVKHQGSPLLILAGAGSGKTRVITTKIAYLIAEHNIEPERILAVTFTNKAAKEMSERASHLDKRAERAMLRTFHSFGAWILRMYAEWAGLSHNFTIYDDDDALSLLVQASPALTKNTARGIIKKISRAKDYCLLPDDPLLQEIDPNPEFAKIYGEYQKRLKETGNVDFGDLIMIPVMLLKENPQIRASLQNRFSVIMVDEYQDSNIAQFEFLKVLTGENTYICVVGDDDQSIYRFRGAEVQNILTFADTFKNTKIIRLEKNYRSYSEILAVADSVVKKNTGRLGKTLVAERGKGQKPHIYFLPNQETEAELCARLISKDVESGGAYSDWAVLYRTNAQSLNFETDFLHKKIPYQVIGTLKFYEREEIKDALAVLALISNGRDEVALRRIINKPTRGVGEITQKKLIDLSRELMFSKKSDELGLESKDDYISAMSALLDSASLTKKAKEGLKNFLNTIKELRSIIEAGDIFFKKEEPKGEGLAPFIYEILKQSGFAEYYESVDSASGTQKTANLNELANTASLYDFSVKGLNEFLEHIELDRSLADSGEQKDSVNLITIHNTKGLEFKNVIITGLETGVFPRDNGNFDELEEERRLMYVACTRAKDALYMTSCASRRLYGSLTFTQPSRFIFEIDQSLVNISESSSSYPSFSGSSFSGGFGKQIKPEDFGTKKEEHPLLSVWKKGEKIYHDDYGYGVIVKADASSGELVVNIQFETGLIKRFMPEYQANDMTIIKE
- a CDS encoding ATP/GTP-binding protein, which codes for MIKSFTVTNFKAFRNSVTLDFSATGNYEFNTEAVKGGIVKTAVMYGKNAGGKSSLALALFDVVGNLTDNYTNPGNYKNYQNMFSPEEPVEFEYTFSFKNTDVIYKYRKSSSNIFIQETLIIDKRTVINYDRASSSKDFDVFLSGTENLNKDLPNLQISALKWIKSNSVLDDNIENHLFNELFDFVNKMLLFWSLDTRSFVGYTSNDNDKIIERIIKSNHFKELQFFFREAGFTDELVYSNHSGSEEIYVKYDEKLLNFYSACSTGMRSLLLVYYWLQDVRNPARCPSFICIDEFDAFYHFELSRFIVRKLKELDCQVLLTTHNTTLFTNDLLRPDCFYICSKEKIVNAHNATEKELRLGHNLEKLYRGGTFGK
- a CDS encoding DUF4160 domain-containing protein, yielding MPIYLRTAGYKIYFWSNEAGEPIHFHVTKGDPSKNDTKIWVLSNGSFKLAHNRGKIPQKDLTRIFSAMQSYYFDFINFWKIYHNSQVQFYN
- a CDS encoding AbgT family transporter, whose amino-acid sequence is MDKKKNKEVSGFLKGVERIGNKLPHPAMIFLILSIIVIIVSALAEAFGTPVTYFDARKGKEVTIGAVSLLNLDGLRYILNTATKNFTGFAPLGTVLVAMLGVGVAEWTGLINTSLKKLLSGVHPRLLTVVVVFAGIMSNIASDAGYVVVIPLGAIVFANAGRHPMAGLAAAFAGVSGGFSANLMLGTIDPLLTGITTEALHNAGMDIAIDPTCNWFFMIASTFILTIVGTFVTERIVEKNLGTYNGSYKPDNMPISDVENKGLKLAGISILIMAVILIIGLFGLPKLPGLAVLREIDPKTGESSISNFMHGGLLPVILLIFLIPGLIYGRKTGKIHNSHDLIKGMTAAMSSMGGYLVLSFFAAQFVNYFGKTNLGTIISVNGANFLKSIGFTGLPLIISFVIISAFLNLFMGSASAKWAIMAPIFVPMMVNLGLSPALTQVAYRIGDSSTNLITPLMSYFAMIVVFMKKYDEDSGLGTLISTMLPYSICFLLSWIGLMIIWYIFGLPLGPGAFIHI